One segment of Ricinus communis isolate WT05 ecotype wild-type chromosome 8, ASM1957865v1, whole genome shotgun sequence DNA contains the following:
- the LOC8259747 gene encoding aquaporin NIP6-1 → MDNEEVPSAPSTPATPGTPGAPLFGGFKGDRGNGNGVGFGRKSLLKSCKCFSVEEWSLEEGRLPPVSCSLLPPPVSLARKVGAEFIGTLILMFAGTATAIVNQKTQGTETLIGLAVSTGLAVMIVILSTGHISGAHLNPSITIAFAALRHFPWKHVPVYIGAQVSASVCAAFALKVIFHPFMSGGVTVPSGGYGQAFALEFIISFNLMFVVTAVATDTRAVGELAGIAVGATVTLNILIAGETTGASMNPVRTLGPAIAANNYKAIWVYLTAPILGALCGAGIYSAVKLPEEDGDAREKPSTARSFRR, encoded by the exons ATGGACAATGAAGAGGTTCCATCAGCTCCTTCAACACCAGCAACACCAGGAACTCCTGGTGCTCCTCTCTTTGGTGGTTTTAAAGGGGACAGAGGTAATGGCAATGGTGTTGGCTTTGGTAGGAAATCCCTTCTCAAGAGTTGCAAATGCTTCAGCGTTGAAGAATGGTCTCTTGAAGAAGGCAGATTGCCTCCTGTCTCTTGCTCACTTCTCCCTCCTCCTGTGTCTCTTGCAAGAAAG GTGGGAGCTGAGTTCATAGGCACACTTATACTGATGTTCGCAGGGACAGCTACAGCTATTGTCAATCAAAAAACACAAGGCACAGAAACTCTAATAGGCTTGGCTGTCTCTACTGGACTAGCTGTTATGATAGTAATATTGTCAACTGGCCATATCTCTGGAGCCCATCTCAATCCATCTATCACCATTGCTTTTGCTGCCCTCAGACACTTCCCATGGAAACAT GTGCCGGTGTATATTGGAGCACAAGTGAGTGCATCAGTATGTGCAGCATTTGCATTGAAAGTGATATTTCATCCATTTATGAGTGGAGGAGTGACAGTTCCTTCAGGAGGATATGGTCAAGCTTTTGCTTTGGAATTTATTATTAGCTTTAATCTTATGTTTGTCGTCACTGCTGTTGCCACCGACACTAGAGCT GTGGGGGAGTTGGCAGGAATCGCGGTTGGGGCCACTGTGACGCTCAACATACTGATCGCTGG GGAAACGACAGGTGCATCAATGAACCCAGTGAGAACATTAGGGCCAGCCATAGCTGCAAACAACTACAAAGCCATATGGGTATACCTCACGGCCCCAATCCTTGGTGCACTGTGTGGAGCTGGAATTTATTCTGCAGTCAAACTGCCGGAAGAAGATGGTGACGCTCGTGAAAAGCCTTCAACAGCAAGGAGCTTCAGAAGGTGA